In Mycolicibacterium mucogenicum DSM 44124, the following are encoded in one genomic region:
- the metK gene encoding methionine adenosyltransferase, with product MSEGRLFTSESVTEGHPDKICDAISDSVLDALLAQDPKSRVAVETLVTTGQVHVVGEVTTSAKEAFADIPLIVRDRIRQIGYDHSDKGFDYATCGVNIGIGAQSPDIAAGVDTAHEARVEGAGDPLDAQGAGDQGLMFGYAINDTPELMPLPIALAHRLSRRLSEVRKNETVDYLRPDGKTQVTIEYRDNVPVRLDTVVLSTQHAEGVDLDGTLAPDIRRHVVETVLADLAHDTMDTSDFRLLVNPTGNFVVGGPMGDAGLTGRKIIVDTYGGWARHGGGAFSGKDPSKVDRSAAYAMRWVAKNVVAAGLADRVEVQVAYAIGKAAPVGLFVETFGTEHFDPARIEKAITSVFDLRPGAIIRDLDLLRPIYAPTAAYGHFGRTDIELPWEQLDKVDDLKASV from the coding sequence GTGAGTGAAGGTCGGCTGTTTACCAGCGAGTCAGTGACCGAAGGACATCCGGACAAGATCTGTGACGCCATCAGCGATTCGGTGCTCGACGCACTCCTCGCGCAGGATCCCAAGTCGCGGGTTGCGGTGGAGACCCTGGTGACCACGGGTCAGGTGCACGTCGTGGGCGAGGTGACCACCAGCGCCAAAGAGGCGTTTGCCGACATCCCGCTGATCGTCCGTGACCGGATCCGCCAGATCGGCTACGACCACTCCGACAAGGGCTTCGACTACGCCACCTGCGGCGTGAACATCGGCATCGGCGCGCAGTCCCCGGACATCGCCGCCGGCGTCGACACCGCGCATGAGGCACGCGTCGAGGGCGCCGGCGACCCGTTGGACGCGCAGGGCGCCGGCGACCAGGGCCTGATGTTCGGCTACGCCATCAACGACACCCCCGAGCTGATGCCGCTGCCGATCGCGCTGGCGCACCGGCTGTCGCGCCGCCTCTCCGAGGTCCGCAAGAACGAGACCGTCGACTACCTGCGGCCCGACGGAAAGACCCAGGTCACCATCGAGTACCGCGACAACGTCCCGGTGCGCCTGGACACCGTGGTGCTGTCGACCCAGCACGCCGAGGGCGTCGACCTGGACGGCACGCTGGCCCCCGACATCCGCCGCCACGTCGTCGAGACCGTGCTGGCCGACCTGGCCCACGACACCATGGACACCTCCGACTTCCGGCTGCTGGTCAACCCGACCGGCAACTTCGTCGTCGGTGGCCCGATGGGTGACGCCGGCCTGACCGGCCGCAAGATCATCGTCGACACCTACGGCGGCTGGGCCCGCCACGGCGGCGGCGCCTTCTCGGGCAAGGACCCGTCAAAGGTGGACCGCAGCGCGGCGTACGCGATGCGCTGGGTGGCCAAGAACGTCGTCGCCGCCGGCCTGGCCGACCGCGTCGAGGTCCAGGTCGCCTACGCCATCGGCAAGGCCGCCCCGGTGGGTCTGTTCGTCGAGACCTTCGGCACCGAGCACTTCGACCCGGCCCGCATCGAGAAGGCCATCACCTCGGTCTTCGACCTGCGTCCCGGCGCCATCATCCGCGACCTGGACCTGCTGCGCCCGATCTACGCGCCGACCGCCGCGTACGGCCACTTCGGCCGCACCGACATCGAACTGCCGTGGGAGCAGCTCGACAAGGTCGACGACCTGAAGGCCTCGGTCTAA
- a CDS encoding DUF2330 domain-containing protein, which translates to MAVAYRSLCVLMLLFATANIAAPAWACGCGAYIPDRAGAAVVDERALIAWDGRTEDILMSFGVRGASDRAAWVMPVPSAAHVTLGDAGVFTELSRITAPRVEYRDSWWPTFDWLTEGSRGALESAGARPGGVSVLGNQRIGPFDVTRLASDDPAALAGWLAAKGFPHPDGLDANLAPYVADRWEIVAIQLAPDAAGATLSGNLQPLRLSFASDTAVYPMRLSRSATAPQRVDLYVLADHRMDPRTVPVPGNAPTLQYAGRVDTPALAEYRGHYLTRWTDHLDEPQRIDGDYVFARAATDSDYAQVIYRTRNRGDVTGLALLAAAVAGALLVTVLWTRRRRRQAK; encoded by the coding sequence ATGGCTGTCGCGTACCGGTCGCTGTGCGTCCTGATGCTGCTGTTCGCCACGGCGAACATCGCGGCTCCGGCATGGGCCTGCGGTTGCGGCGCCTACATCCCGGACCGCGCCGGCGCCGCCGTCGTCGACGAGCGGGCCCTGATCGCCTGGGACGGCCGCACCGAGGACATCCTGATGTCGTTCGGGGTGCGCGGCGCCTCGGATCGGGCCGCCTGGGTGATGCCCGTGCCGTCGGCCGCGCACGTGACCTTGGGCGACGCGGGAGTGTTCACCGAGCTGTCGCGTATCACCGCGCCCCGGGTCGAATACCGGGACAGCTGGTGGCCCACCTTCGACTGGCTCACCGAGGGTTCACGAGGCGCGCTCGAGAGTGCGGGTGCGCGACCCGGTGGCGTCAGCGTGCTGGGCAATCAGCGGATCGGACCGTTCGACGTCACGCGCCTGGCCAGCGACGACCCCGCGGCCCTCGCCGGCTGGCTGGCAGCCAAGGGCTTCCCCCACCCCGACGGCCTCGATGCCAACCTGGCGCCGTACGTCGCGGACCGCTGGGAGATCGTCGCGATCCAGCTCGCCCCCGATGCCGCCGGCGCGACTTTGTCGGGGAACCTGCAGCCCCTGCGGCTGTCGTTCGCCTCGGACACCGCCGTGTATCCGATGCGGCTGTCCCGATCGGCGACGGCGCCGCAGCGGGTCGATCTGTACGTGCTGGCCGACCACCGGATGGATCCCCGCACGGTGCCCGTGCCCGGCAACGCGCCGACGCTGCAATACGCCGGACGCGTCGACACACCGGCGCTCGCCGAGTACCGGGGCCACTACCTGACCCGCTGGACCGACCACCTCGACGAGCCGCAGCGCATCGACGGCGACTACGTATTTGCCAGGGCCGCAACCGATTCCGATTACGCGCAGGTGATCTACCGGACCCGCAACCGCGGCGACGTCACGGGCCTGGCCCTGCTCGCGGCCGCGGTCGCCGGCGCACTGCTGGTCACGGTGCTGTGGACGCGCCGCCGCAGGCGTCAGGCCAAGTAG
- the coaBC gene encoding bifunctional phosphopantothenoylcysteine decarboxylase/phosphopantothenate--cysteine ligase CoaBC has translation MADRKRIVVGVAGGIAAYKACTLVRQLSEAGHSVRVVPTESALKFVGAATFEALSGNPVHTGVFEDVSEVPHVRFGQQADLVVVAPATADLMARAVAGRGDDLLTATLLTARCPVLFAPAMHTEMWMHPATVENVATLRRRGVVVLDPASGRLTGADSGAGRLPEAEEITTFAQLLLERGDALPRDLAGVKVVVTAGGTREAIDPVRFIGNRSSGKQGYAVARVMAQRGAEVTLIAGNTVGLADPAGVDVVHISSAAQLRDAVFKYVSDAHVLVMAAAVADFRPTEVATTKIKKTHGPGETDGAPVIELTRTDDILAGAVRARTDGQLPNLRAIVGFAAETGDANGDVLFHARAKLQRKGCDLLVVNAVGNGKAFEVDVNDGWLLAADGAESALEHGSKTLMASRIADAIAAFLRGKDE, from the coding sequence ATGGCCGACCGCAAACGCATCGTCGTCGGAGTCGCCGGAGGTATCGCCGCCTACAAGGCGTGCACCCTGGTTCGTCAGCTGAGCGAGGCCGGCCACTCGGTCCGCGTCGTGCCGACCGAGTCGGCGCTCAAGTTCGTCGGCGCCGCCACGTTTGAGGCACTGTCCGGCAATCCCGTGCACACGGGAGTGTTCGAGGACGTCTCCGAGGTGCCCCACGTCCGGTTCGGTCAGCAGGCCGACCTGGTCGTGGTCGCACCGGCCACGGCCGACCTGATGGCGCGCGCGGTGGCGGGCCGCGGCGACGATCTGCTGACCGCCACGCTGCTCACCGCGCGCTGTCCGGTGCTGTTCGCCCCGGCGATGCACACCGAGATGTGGATGCACCCGGCCACCGTCGAGAATGTCGCGACTTTGCGGCGCCGCGGGGTCGTGGTGCTGGACCCCGCCTCCGGACGCCTCACCGGCGCCGACAGCGGTGCGGGACGGCTGCCTGAGGCCGAAGAGATCACCACGTTCGCGCAGCTCCTCCTCGAGCGTGGCGACGCGCTGCCCCGTGACCTGGCCGGGGTCAAGGTCGTCGTCACCGCCGGCGGAACCCGCGAGGCCATCGATCCGGTGCGCTTCATCGGCAATCGGAGCTCCGGCAAGCAGGGCTACGCCGTCGCACGCGTGATGGCCCAGCGCGGCGCCGAGGTCACCCTGATCGCCGGCAACACCGTCGGCCTGGCCGACCCGGCGGGCGTCGACGTCGTGCACATCAGCTCGGCAGCCCAGCTGCGGGACGCGGTGTTCAAGTACGTGTCCGATGCGCACGTCCTCGTGATGGCCGCCGCGGTCGCGGACTTCCGTCCCACCGAGGTAGCGACCACCAAGATCAAAAAGACGCACGGCCCCGGCGAAACCGACGGCGCCCCCGTCATCGAACTGACCCGGACCGACGACATCCTCGCCGGCGCGGTGCGCGCCCGCACCGACGGTCAGCTGCCCAACCTGCGCGCCATCGTCGGATTCGCCGCCGAGACCGGCGACGCCAACGGCGACGTGCTGTTCCACGCCCGGGCGAAGCTGCAACGTAAAGGCTGTGACCTGCTGGTTGTCAACGCGGTGGGGAACGGCAAGGCCTTCGAGGTCGACGTCAACGACGGTTGGTTGCTGGCGGCGGACGGGGCCGAGTCGGCGCTGGAGCACGGGTCCAAGACCCTGATGGCCAGTCGCATCGCCGATGCGATCGCAGCCTTCCTGCGTGGCAAGGACGAATGA
- a CDS encoding PLP-dependent cysteine synthase family protein, whose amino-acid sequence MNNSTNLTLPRKSSRPASGPCRLARYDRPGTMVGGTPVLRIAAPFTTDDRGFWAKLEGVNPGGMKDRPAMYMVERGRARGDLLPGARIVESTSGTLGLGLALAGTVYGHPVTLVTDPGMEPMMLRMLAAYGADIDLVTEPHPTGGWQQARRDRVAQILAGDPTAWYPDQYNNPDNVDAYRDLALELQSQLGSIDILVCSVGTGGHSAGVAKVLREFNPDLSLIGVDTIGSTIFGQPAQSRLMRGLGSSIYPDNVDYDAFSEVHWVAPAEAVWACRALASTSYASSGWSGGAVALVAGWAARHHDADTTIAAIFPDGPQRYFDTVYNDDYCRRHNLLGIEPPAEPAVIADHAERVVDSWTRCTTVRRPDAASR is encoded by the coding sequence ATGAACAATTCGACCAATCTCACCCTGCCCAGAAAATCCTCCCGACCGGCGTCGGGACCGTGCCGGCTGGCCCGCTACGACCGGCCCGGCACCATGGTCGGCGGCACCCCGGTGCTGCGGATCGCCGCCCCGTTCACCACCGACGACCGCGGCTTCTGGGCCAAGCTCGAAGGCGTCAACCCCGGCGGCATGAAAGACCGGCCCGCCATGTACATGGTCGAACGCGGCCGGGCCCGCGGCGACCTGCTGCCCGGCGCCCGGATCGTGGAATCCACCAGCGGCACACTCGGTCTCGGCCTCGCCTTGGCCGGCACTGTGTACGGGCACCCGGTGACGCTGGTGACCGATCCAGGCATGGAACCGATGATGCTGCGCATGCTGGCCGCGTACGGCGCCGACATCGACCTGGTCACCGAGCCGCACCCGACGGGCGGCTGGCAGCAGGCCCGCCGCGACCGGGTGGCCCAGATTCTGGCCGGCGACCCCACTGCCTGGTACCCCGACCAGTACAACAACCCCGACAACGTCGACGCGTACCGCGATCTGGCCCTCGAATTGCAGTCTCAGCTGGGCTCCATCGACATCCTGGTGTGCTCGGTCGGCACCGGCGGGCATTCGGCCGGGGTGGCAAAAGTGTTGCGCGAGTTCAATCCCGACCTGTCGCTGATCGGCGTCGACACCATCGGGTCGACCATCTTCGGCCAGCCCGCGCAGAGCCGGCTGATGCGCGGCCTGGGGTCGAGCATCTACCCGGACAACGTCGACTATGACGCGTTCTCGGAAGTGCACTGGGTGGCACCCGCCGAGGCGGTGTGGGCGTGCCGGGCGCTGGCCTCGACCAGCTATGCCAGCAGCGGCTGGAGCGGCGGCGCGGTCGCGCTGGTCGCCGGTTGGGCAGCGCGCCACCATGACGCGGACACCACGATCGCCGCGATCTTTCCCGATGGGCCGCAACGGTATTTCGACACCGTCTACAACGACGACTACTGCCGCCGGCACAACCTGCTCGGCATCGAGCCGCCCGCCGAGCCCGCGGTGATCGCGGACCACGCTGAGCGCGTGGTGGATTCGTGGACACGCTGCACCACGGTGCGCAGGCCCGACGCAGCATCGCGGTGA
- a CDS encoding alpha/beta hydrolase → MTSDVTPDTRPGIDPILKALLDAVPLEFTIDDGVEVARAKIAAMRPPAAMLPDLRIENRVLDCGAAGQIPARIYWPPIDGETRPLPVVVFYHGGGWAIGDLDSHDHVARAHAVGARAIVVSVEYRLAPEHPFPAAIEDSWAALQWVGAHAAELGGDPTRLAVAGDSAGGNISAVMALRARDAGGPKLAFQLLWYPVATGDVTLPSFTENADAPMLNSDVTAAFLSWYLPGMDLSDASALPTDLAPANAESLAGLPPAYIGTAEHDPLRDDGAQYAKLLAAAGVPVELSNEPTMVHGFVSLALASPVATDATNRGLAALKAALYA, encoded by the coding sequence ATGACCTCAGATGTGACGCCGGACACTCGGCCGGGTATCGATCCGATCCTCAAAGCCCTCCTGGACGCCGTGCCACTGGAGTTCACCATCGACGACGGTGTCGAGGTGGCGCGCGCCAAGATCGCCGCGATGCGGCCGCCGGCCGCGATGCTGCCGGACCTGCGGATCGAGAACCGCGTGCTCGACTGCGGTGCGGCAGGCCAGATTCCGGCCCGCATCTACTGGCCGCCGATCGACGGTGAGACCCGTCCGCTGCCCGTCGTGGTCTTCTATCACGGCGGCGGCTGGGCCATCGGCGATCTGGACTCCCACGACCATGTGGCCCGCGCCCACGCCGTCGGCGCCCGCGCCATCGTGGTGTCGGTCGAGTACCGGCTGGCGCCCGAGCACCCGTTCCCGGCCGCCATCGAGGATTCCTGGGCCGCGCTGCAGTGGGTCGGTGCGCACGCCGCCGAACTGGGCGGCGACCCGACGCGCCTCGCCGTGGCGGGCGACTCGGCCGGCGGCAACATCTCGGCGGTGATGGCACTGCGGGCGCGTGACGCCGGCGGTCCGAAGCTGGCGTTCCAGTTGCTCTGGTACCCCGTTGCGACGGGCGACGTCACGCTGCCGTCGTTCACCGAGAACGCCGACGCCCCCATGCTCAACAGCGATGTGACGGCGGCCTTCCTGTCCTGGTACCTGCCGGGCATGGACCTCAGCGACGCCTCGGCGCTGCCGACCGACCTGGCGCCGGCGAACGCCGAATCGCTGGCAGGTCTGCCGCCGGCGTACATCGGCACGGCCGAGCACGACCCGCTGCGCGACGACGGTGCGCAGTACGCCAAACTGCTTGCCGCAGCCGGTGTTCCGGTCGAGTTGAGCAACGAGCCGACCATGGTGCACGGCTTCGTCAGCCTGGCCCTGGCCTCTCCGGTGGCGACCGACGCCACCAACCGTGGACTCGCGGCTCTGAAAGCCGCCCTCTACGCCTGA
- the mihF gene encoding integration host factor, actinobacterial type, with product MALPQLTDEQRAAALEKAAAARRARAELKDRLKRGGTNLKQVLTDAETDEVLGKMKVSALLEALPKVGKVKAQEIMTELEIAPTRRLRGLGDRQRKALLEKFDFS from the coding sequence GTGGCCCTTCCCCAGTTGACCGACGAACAGCGCGCGGCAGCGTTGGAGAAGGCTGCTGCCGCACGTCGAGCACGTGCCGAGTTGAAAGACCGGCTCAAGCGCGGCGGCACCAACCTCAAGCAGGTCCTGACGGACGCCGAGACCGACGAGGTCCTCGGCAAGATGAAGGTTTCCGCTCTGCTGGAAGCCCTGCCCAAGGTCGGCAAGGTCAAGGCGCAGGAGATCATGACCGAGCTGGAGATCGCTCCGACCCGCCGTCTGCGCGGCCTGGGCGACCGTCAGCGCAAGGCCCTGCTGGAAAAGTTCGACTTTTCCTGA
- the rpoZ gene encoding DNA-directed RNA polymerase subunit omega, producing MSTTVESIDSDAAIAYDTPLGITNPPIDELLDRVSSKYALVIYAAKRARQINDYYNQLGDGILEYVGPLVEPGLQEKPLSIAMREIHGDLLEHTEGE from the coding sequence GTGAGCACCACTGTCGAGAGCATCGACTCCGACGCCGCCATCGCCTACGACACGCCGCTGGGTATCACCAACCCGCCGATCGACGAGCTGCTGGATCGCGTGTCGAGCAAGTACGCGCTGGTCATCTACGCCGCGAAGCGGGCGCGCCAGATCAACGACTACTACAACCAGCTCGGTGACGGCATCCTCGAGTACGTCGGCCCGCTGGTCGAGCCGGGTCTGCAGGAGAAGCCGCTGTCGATCGCCATGCGCGAGATCCACGGCGACCTGCTCGAGCACACCGAGGGCGAGTAA
- the gmk gene encoding guanylate kinase, with protein sequence MNRVVVLSGPSAVGKSTVVRCLRERVPDLHFSVSATTRAPRPGEVDGVDYTFVSADEFQRLIDDGELLEWAEIHGGLQRSGTPARPVREAIAAGRPVLIEVDLAGARAVKEAMPEVLTVFLAPPSWEALESRLIGRGTESAEVQARRLDTARAELAAQDSFDVTVVNSRLESACAELVSLLVGR encoded by the coding sequence ATGAACCGTGTTGTTGTGCTGTCCGGCCCCTCTGCCGTGGGCAAATCCACGGTCGTGCGCTGCCTGCGTGAGCGGGTGCCCGACCTGCATTTCAGTGTCTCCGCCACGACGCGTGCACCGCGTCCGGGCGAGGTCGACGGTGTCGACTACACATTCGTCTCGGCCGACGAGTTCCAGCGCCTCATCGATGACGGCGAGCTGCTCGAATGGGCCGAAATCCACGGGGGACTGCAGCGCTCCGGCACCCCTGCCCGCCCGGTCCGGGAAGCCATCGCCGCTGGTCGGCCCGTCCTCATCGAGGTCGATCTGGCCGGCGCCCGGGCCGTCAAGGAGGCCATGCCCGAGGTGCTGACGGTGTTCCTGGCGCCGCCCAGCTGGGAAGCGCTCGAGAGCCGTCTCATCGGTCGCGGCACCGAAAGCGCCGAGGTGCAGGCCCGCCGCCTGGACACCGCGCGGGCCGAACTGGCCGCTCAGGACAGTTTCGATGTGACTGTTGTCAACAGTCGGTTGGAATCCGCCTGTGCAGAATTGGTATCCTTGCTGGTGGGCCGCTGA
- a CDS encoding MFS transporter codes for MEVLTQFRSFGWPSRVLMLNQFGINLGFYMLMPYLAGYLAGPLGLAGWAVGLVLGVRNFSQQGMFIVGGTLADRLGYKPLIVAGCLLRTAAFGMLAVAHYLPALLIASAATGFAGALFNPAVRAYLAADSGERRVAAFTVFNVFYQGGILAGPLVGLALMALDFRVTAGMAAVVFAVLTIAQLFALPKDHADHAVAERVSVLQDWRTVLANRPFLLFAASMVGTYVVTFQVYLALPLHAAVLSPHHESAIVAAVFAVSGLVAIGGQIRITAWFTARYGRAQSLTIGVLVLAAAFVPLIVVPDDRWGQPAAVGALLATAALLAVGSAAVYPFEMDTVVSLAGDRLVATYYGFYNTIVGIGILVGNLATGALMETARHAGRPELIWVSLTAISLLVALALYRSRRLEPQPVG; via the coding sequence ATGGAAGTGCTCACCCAGTTCCGCAGCTTCGGCTGGCCCAGCCGGGTGCTGATGCTCAACCAGTTCGGCATCAACCTCGGCTTCTACATGCTGATGCCGTATCTGGCCGGGTACCTGGCCGGCCCGCTCGGTCTGGCCGGCTGGGCCGTCGGGCTGGTGCTCGGGGTACGGAACTTCTCACAGCAGGGCATGTTCATCGTCGGTGGGACGCTGGCCGACCGGCTCGGCTACAAGCCGCTGATCGTGGCGGGCTGTCTGTTGCGCACGGCCGCGTTCGGCATGCTGGCGGTCGCACATTACCTCCCGGCGCTGCTGATCGCCTCGGCGGCAACCGGTTTCGCGGGGGCACTGTTCAATCCCGCAGTGCGGGCCTACCTGGCCGCGGACTCCGGCGAGCGCCGGGTGGCGGCGTTCACGGTGTTCAACGTCTTCTACCAGGGCGGCATCCTCGCCGGCCCGCTGGTGGGACTCGCCCTGATGGCGCTGGACTTCCGGGTGACGGCGGGCATGGCGGCGGTGGTGTTCGCGGTGCTGACCATCGCGCAGCTGTTCGCGCTGCCGAAAGACCACGCCGATCACGCTGTCGCCGAACGGGTCTCGGTCCTGCAGGACTGGCGCACCGTCCTGGCCAACCGCCCGTTCCTGCTGTTCGCGGCGTCGATGGTGGGCACCTACGTGGTGACGTTCCAGGTGTACCTGGCGCTGCCGCTACACGCCGCGGTGTTGTCGCCGCACCACGAATCGGCCATCGTGGCAGCAGTTTTCGCGGTGTCGGGACTCGTCGCCATCGGTGGCCAGATCCGCATCACGGCCTGGTTCACGGCACGCTACGGCCGCGCCCAGTCGCTGACCATTGGCGTGCTGGTGCTCGCGGCGGCGTTCGTCCCGCTGATCGTGGTACCCGACGACCGATGGGGACAGCCGGCCGCGGTGGGGGCGCTGTTGGCGACGGCCGCGCTGCTGGCCGTCGGCTCGGCCGCGGTCTATCCGTTCGAGATGGACACCGTGGTGTCACTGGCCGGCGACCGGCTGGTCGCGACGTACTACGGCTTCTACAACACCATCGTCGGCATCGGCATCCTGGTAGGCAATCTCGCCACGGGTGCGCTGATGGAGACGGCGCGGCATGCCGGCCGGCCGGAACTGATCTGGGTGTCGCTCACGGCGATCAGCCTGCTGGTCGCGCTGGCGCTGTACCGAAGCCGTCGACTGGAACCACAGCCGGTCGGCTGA
- a CDS encoding flavin-containing monooxygenase codes for MTTPDVQTVIVGAGFSGIGAGILLDRAGLGDYRILEAGSGPGGTWFWNTYPGVAVDIPSFSYQFSFEQSADWSRTYANGHELKAYAEHCVDKYGLRDRIRFGTEVTGAEYDDDADLWRVHTSSGTVTARFLINGSGVLTVPKPPDIDGVNDFAGITLHTARWDSSIDLRGKRVAIIGTGASAVQVIPEIAPIVEHLTVFQRTPIWCFPKLDLPLPAPARWAMRIPGGKTLQRLASQAYVELTFPLSAQYYSVFPLADGAARMGRSFLRREVHDPVVRDKLTPRYAVGCKRPGFHNSYLATYNRENVSLVTESIERITPTGVRTADGQEHDVEVLILATGFKVMDVDSVPTFPVTGAGGHTLGEFWETQRLQAYEGVSIPGFPNFFTVMGPYGYVGSSYFALIEAQTHHIVRCLQRAEKLGAHRVEVSQEANDRYFDEMMRKRHRQVFWQDSCQSANSYYFDKNGDVPLRPATTVEAYVRSRRFDLDDYEFSA; via the coding sequence ATGACAACGCCTGATGTCCAAACGGTGATCGTCGGCGCCGGTTTCTCCGGGATCGGCGCCGGCATCCTGCTCGACCGCGCCGGGCTCGGTGACTACCGGATTCTCGAAGCCGGCTCCGGGCCCGGCGGCACCTGGTTCTGGAACACCTATCCCGGTGTCGCCGTGGATATTCCGTCGTTCTCCTACCAGTTCTCCTTCGAGCAGAGCGCCGACTGGTCGCGCACCTACGCCAACGGCCACGAACTCAAGGCGTACGCCGAGCACTGCGTCGACAAGTACGGACTGCGGGACCGCATCCGGTTCGGCACCGAAGTCACCGGCGCCGAGTACGACGACGACGCCGACCTGTGGCGCGTGCACACCAGCAGCGGCACCGTCACCGCGCGGTTCCTGATCAACGGCAGTGGCGTCCTGACGGTGCCCAAGCCGCCGGACATCGACGGCGTCAACGACTTCGCCGGCATCACGCTGCACACCGCACGCTGGGACAGCAGCATCGACCTGCGCGGCAAGCGGGTCGCGATCATCGGCACCGGCGCCTCGGCGGTCCAGGTGATCCCCGAGATCGCCCCGATCGTGGAGCATCTCACGGTGTTTCAGCGGACGCCGATCTGGTGCTTCCCGAAACTCGACCTCCCGCTGCCGGCCCCGGCCCGGTGGGCCATGCGCATTCCCGGCGGCAAGACGCTGCAGCGGCTGGCCAGCCAGGCCTACGTCGAGCTGACCTTCCCGCTGTCGGCGCAGTACTACAGCGTCTTCCCGTTGGCGGACGGCGCGGCCCGGATGGGCCGGTCGTTCCTGCGCCGCGAGGTCCACGACCCGGTGGTGCGGGACAAGCTGACGCCGCGCTACGCCGTGGGCTGCAAACGACCCGGCTTCCACAACAGCTACCTGGCGACCTACAACCGCGAAAACGTCAGCCTGGTAACCGAATCCATCGAGCGCATCACGCCGACCGGGGTACGCACCGCTGACGGCCAGGAGCACGACGTGGAGGTGCTGATCCTCGCCACCGGGTTCAAGGTGATGGACGTCGACAGCGTGCCGACGTTCCCCGTCACCGGCGCCGGCGGCCATACCCTCGGCGAGTTCTGGGAGACGCAGCGGCTGCAGGCCTATGAGGGTGTCAGCATCCCCGGTTTCCCGAATTTCTTCACCGTCATGGGGCCGTACGGCTACGTGGGTTCGTCGTATTTCGCGCTGATCGAAGCGCAGACCCACCACATCGTGCGGTGCCTGCAACGCGCGGAAAAGCTTGGCGCCCACCGGGTGGAGGTCTCGCAGGAGGCCAACGACCGCTACTTCGACGAGATGATGCGCAAGCGCCACCGCCAGGTGTTCTGGCAGGACAGCTGCCAGTCGGCCAACAGCTACTACTTCGACAAGAACGGCGACGTGCCGCTGCGGCCGGCCACCACGGTGGAGGCCTACGTCCGCAGCCGCCGCTTCGACCTCGACGACTATGAGTTCAGCGCCTGA
- a CDS encoding alpha/beta hydrolase, with protein sequence MSDTARPPLDPILEKVLEAVPFQLTMDGGVEAARARFRELPRKAVFPEVRTEDRVIDGVPVRVYWPADVEPSAPVVLFFHGGGWVVGDLDTYDGTARLHAAGAGAVVVSVDYRLAPEHPFPAAVDDVWTVTQWVAAHADDIGGDPNRLAVAGDSAGGNLAAVVAQLARDAGITLRAQLLWYPATTWDTSLPSFTENADAPVLGRDAVGGFSLLYATGVDLRNPPAALVPARAESLAGLAPAYIAVAGHDPLRDDGIRYGEMLTAAGVSAEVHNAETLVHGYLGYHGVVPATTEAADRGIAALRAALA encoded by the coding sequence ATGTCGGACACTGCGCGTCCCCCACTCGATCCCATTCTGGAAAAGGTACTGGAAGCGGTTCCGTTCCAATTGACCATGGACGGCGGCGTCGAAGCCGCCCGGGCCCGGTTCCGTGAGCTGCCCCGCAAGGCGGTTTTCCCGGAGGTCCGCACCGAGGACCGCGTCATCGATGGCGTGCCGGTCCGCGTCTACTGGCCGGCGGACGTCGAACCGTCGGCGCCGGTGGTGCTGTTCTTCCACGGCGGCGGTTGGGTCGTCGGCGATCTGGACACCTATGACGGCACCGCCCGCCTGCATGCGGCCGGGGCCGGCGCCGTGGTGGTGTCGGTGGACTACCGCCTGGCCCCCGAGCACCCCTTCCCCGCGGCGGTCGACGACGTCTGGACCGTCACGCAGTGGGTGGCCGCCCACGCCGACGACATCGGCGGTGACCCGAATCGTCTTGCGGTGGCCGGTGATTCGGCCGGCGGCAACCTGGCCGCGGTGGTCGCACAGCTGGCTCGCGATGCCGGCATCACCCTGCGCGCCCAGTTGCTGTGGTACCCCGCGACCACCTGGGACACGTCGCTGCCGTCGTTCACCGAGAACGCCGACGCCCCGGTCCTGGGCCGCGACGCCGTCGGTGGTTTCTCATTGCTGTACGCCACCGGCGTCGACCTGCGGAACCCGCCGGCCGCCCTGGTCCCGGCACGGGCCGAGTCGCTGGCCGGGCTGGCACCGGCCTACATCGCCGTCGCCGGACATGACCCGCTGCGTGACGACGGCATCCGGTACGGCGAAATGCTCACCGCGGCCGGGGTTTCCGCCGAGGTGCACAACGCCGAGACCCTGGTACACGGTTACCTCGGATACCACGGCGTGGTGCCGGCGACGACCGAGGCGGCCGACCGCGGAATTGCCGCGCTGCGCGCCGCGTTAGCCTGA